In the Oncorhynchus nerka isolate Pitt River linkage group LG2, Oner_Uvic_2.0, whole genome shotgun sequence genome, one interval contains:
- the LOC115133604 gene encoding putative claudin-24: MDPGVCVLELLGILFSIGAWICSLATTIMSTWLTLSTDLLPAESYELGLWETCVVQDLGILECRPYDSLLGLPPDIKLARILMCVTVATGLLGLLLAIPGIYWINSCNQGPEGLRVKRLMKMLGGILCLVAGILGLIPVSYIAHLTVMRFFDEAVPAIVPRWEFGDALFCGWTAGFLHLVAGSLLVTSCLCLQEEPCTLQMPIPLQRRHTHVHSTNTPHRKRSMEYV; encoded by the coding sequence ATGGATCCGGGGGTGTGCGTTCTGGAACTCCTCGGGATCCTCTTCTCTATTGGTGCCTGGATCTGCTCGCTGGCCACCACCATCATGTCCACCTGGCTGACCCTGTCCACCGACCTGCTGCCCGCGGAGAGCTACGAGCTGGGCCTGTGGGAGACGTGTGTGGTGCAGGACCTTGGAATTCTGGAGTGCAGACCCTATGACAGTCTCCTCGGCCTGCCTCCGGACATCAAACTAGCTCGGATCCTCATGTGTGTAACAGTGGCCACGGGCCTCCTGGGTCTCCTGCTAGCCATTCCTGGAATCTACTGGATCAACAGCTGCAACCAGGGGCCTGAGGGGTTGAGGGTGAAGAGATTGATGAAGATGCTGGGGGGGATATTGTGCTTGGTCGCAGGGATACTGGGTCTCATACCTGTGTCTTACATCGCTCACCTGACGGTCATGCGGTTCTTTGACGAGGCCGTGCCGGCAATCGTGCCACGCTGGGAGTTTGGAGATGCCCTGTTCTGTGGCTGGACGGCGGGGTTTCTACACCTGGTGGCTGGCTCTCTGCTGGTCACCTCCTGCCTGTGCCTTCAAGAGGAGCCCTGCACTTTACAAATGCCTATACCGCTACAGAGAagacatacacacgtacacagtACCAATACCCCACATAGGAAGAGGTCCATGGAATATGTTTGA